Proteins from a genomic interval of Pseudomonas asplenii:
- a CDS encoding chloride channel protein, translating to MALAQQEAQEQLTHPQTHSRTRQWLTLGAVVLLTGMGAGLGGMLLAMLLHGIQHLAYGYGQDSLTLHDSFLIGVSSASPERRVLVLTLCGLVAGLGWWLLYRFGRPLVSIKKAVMPGAADMPAKSTLVHALLQIVTVALGSPLGREVAPREVGALVGAWLSRKAGLPDATHRLIIACGAGAGLAAVYNVPLGGAIFVLEVLVGSFSWPVAIMALATSAIGACVAWIGLGAEMQYVVPAMPLSTGLLTWALLAGPLFGLAAYGFVRLTSRARATAARGWQLPVLSLLNFILIGCIAVYLPQVLGNGKGPAQLGFDSELGIGLAALLLVVKVLVTSSSLRAGAEGGLLTPGLAIGALMAIILGGAWSLAWPGVPLGAFAIVGAAAFLGASMNMPLTAIVLVAEFTRIEHDFLVPIILAVVGSVCVSRLCEARAAVKR from the coding sequence ATGGCTTTGGCGCAACAGGAAGCACAGGAACAGCTAACCCACCCGCAAACCCACTCACGGACACGCCAATGGCTGACGCTCGGCGCTGTGGTCCTGCTCACCGGGATGGGGGCGGGACTCGGTGGCATGCTGCTGGCGATGCTGTTGCATGGCATCCAGCACCTGGCCTATGGCTACGGCCAGGACAGCCTGACCCTTCACGACAGCTTCCTGATCGGCGTCAGCAGTGCCTCGCCCGAGCGCCGAGTGCTGGTGCTGACGTTGTGCGGACTGGTGGCCGGCCTGGGCTGGTGGCTGCTCTATCGCTTTGGCCGCCCTCTGGTGAGCATCAAGAAAGCGGTGATGCCAGGCGCAGCCGACATGCCGGCGAAAAGCACACTGGTCCATGCCTTGCTGCAAATCGTCACGGTCGCGCTGGGTTCTCCGCTGGGCCGAGAGGTCGCGCCGCGGGAAGTCGGTGCACTGGTCGGCGCATGGTTATCGCGCAAGGCCGGGCTGCCCGACGCGACTCATCGGCTGATAATCGCCTGTGGCGCCGGCGCCGGTTTGGCGGCGGTGTACAACGTGCCGCTGGGTGGTGCGATCTTTGTACTGGAGGTGCTGGTCGGCAGTTTCAGTTGGCCGGTGGCGATCATGGCGCTGGCGACCTCGGCGATTGGCGCTTGTGTGGCCTGGATTGGCCTCGGTGCAGAAATGCAGTACGTAGTCCCGGCGATGCCCCTGAGCACCGGCCTGCTGACCTGGGCGCTGCTCGCCGGGCCGCTGTTCGGCCTGGCCGCCTACGGGTTCGTACGCCTGACCAGCCGAGCCCGGGCCACGGCCGCCCGGGGCTGGCAACTGCCCGTGCTGTCATTGCTCAACTTCATCCTGATCGGCTGCATCGCCGTCTATCTGCCGCAGGTGCTCGGTAATGGCAAGGGCCCGGCACAATTGGGCTTTGACAGTGAACTGGGCATCGGCCTGGCGGCGTTGCTGCTGGTGGTCAAGGTCCTGGTGACCAGCAGCAGCCTGCGCGCGGGCGCCGAAGGTGGCCTGCTGACGCCGGGACTGGCGATCGGTGCACTCATGGCGATCATCCTGGGCGGCGCGTGGAGCCTGGCCTGGCCGGGAGTCCCACTGGGCGCGTTCGCGATCGTCGGCGCGGCCGCATTCCTCGGTGCATCGATGAATATGCCGCTCACCGCGATAGTACTGGTGGCCGAGTTCACCCGCATCGAGCATGACTTCCTGGTGCCGATCATCCTGGCCGTGGTCGGCTCGGTCTGTGTGAGCCGGCTGTGCGAGGCACGGGCTGCGGTCAAGCGCTGA
- a CDS encoding substrate-binding periplasmic protein, translated as MKPKPRLSTRRPGVLGLYLSFALLVTPPVHATPSPLDLFILDAPPLTFVDDALGHGIAGDMVMQAIVKAGYTAQIEVLPWARAQRHVSEKQDLLIAPLTRTPEREDRFTWIAPIMSMQRAFFTLDAPVTSFAQARQSYGLIGVGLGSAQEEILRAQGFDEKQIYPLTIGDNPAQMLLMGRIDAWFNGVPESRYIWPKVSERKLFMSPVMSTADLYLACSKQCSPELVKGLRDAMETLRHDGTLERLRARYIP; from the coding sequence ATGAAACCGAAGCCGCGTCTATCGACTCGCCGTCCTGGAGTACTGGGGCTGTATTTGTCGTTCGCGCTGCTGGTGACACCGCCTGTGCATGCTACACCCTCGCCCCTCGATCTGTTCATCCTGGATGCGCCGCCGCTGACCTTCGTCGATGACGCCCTCGGGCATGGGATCGCCGGCGATATGGTCATGCAGGCGATCGTCAAGGCGGGTTACACCGCCCAAATAGAGGTACTGCCCTGGGCCCGGGCGCAGCGGCATGTCAGTGAAAAACAGGACTTGTTGATCGCACCGCTGACGCGTACCCCGGAACGCGAAGACCGTTTCACCTGGATCGCGCCGATCATGAGCATGCAGCGGGCATTTTTCACTCTTGATGCGCCGGTGACCAGTTTTGCACAAGCCCGGCAGTCCTACGGGTTGATTGGCGTCGGCCTGGGCAGCGCACAGGAAGAGATTCTGCGGGCCCAAGGCTTCGACGAAAAACAGATCTATCCGTTGACAATCGGCGATAATCCGGCGCAGATGTTGCTCATGGGCCGTATCGATGCCTGGTTCAATGGCGTGCCGGAGAGTCGTTACATCTGGCCGAAGGTGTCCGAGCGCAAGCTGTTCATGAGTCCGGTCATGAGCACTGCGGATCTTTATCTGGCCTGTTCCAAACAGTGTTCCCCGGAACTGGTCAAAGGCTTGCGTGATGCCATGGAAACCTTGCGCCACGACGGCACCCTGGAGCGGCTGCGGGCTCGCTATATTCCGTAA